The Chryseobacterium phocaeense genome includes the window ACCACAGATACTTCCTGTACGGGTATTTCGACGGCTAATTTTGCACTGACAAATCTAAATGCTGCAGGCGGAAATACCATATCTTCCAATGGTGCACTTACTGCGGGAAGAAACGGATACTATTACTGGTCTGTTAATATTAAACAGTTTATGCTCAGAAAATCATACAATCCGGCAATATATCCGGGAATGCTCACTTATGCTTTCCAATTGGGATCTACAGGAGCTAGGGGCTGGCAGTCAAATAATTTTTCGGGATCGGTATATCTCAATCAGGGGCAGACTTCCGAAGGCTTTACCTGGGATCTTGGCGGAACTTGTGTTGCAGATGATCAGATTGGCGAACAGCAGGTTATCTGGATCTACATGGGAGAATAAGTTTCTAAAAGTTTTAAAGAATTGAAATCATGACAAAATTAAATAAACAACTCAGTTTTATCTTTCTTTTTGCTGCTTCTTTTATGTCTTCTCAAGTCGGAATAGGATTAGCAAATCCTCATCCTTCTGCAGCCCTGGAATTGGCAGGTTCAAATAAAGGTTTGATTCTGCCTCATGCAGCATTAGTTTCAAAAACAGATATTACAACAATACCGGATCCTGCGGCAGGACTAGTCATTTATAACACCAATAACAGTGAGGTATCCATACCCGATAATATAAAAGTGTATGCGGATATTCCGTATGTCTTCAACGGAACACAGTGGCAGGATATGATGGATGATGTAAAAATCAACACATTTATTACCTTGCCTGAAGTATTTGCAAAAGGGAGGAAAACAACGACAGGTACGTCCTGTAGCAATCTTAACGGAGCTTCATTTGCATTAAATTCCAAAGATGCAAATATTGGAGATGACGGCTCTATTGTAGCGGATAAAACGGGATTTTACAAATTCACGATCAGTACAGGAATTACTGCTCAGGCGTTGCAGTACAATCCTGTTTTGGCTTATTTGGGTGGAACGGATTCTAATGATATCAGGTTTTCTTTTGCATTCAGAGGCGAACCGGCCAGCTATGCGAACCGAAATGTCTCCTATTCTTCGGTGGTTTTCCTTAATGCAGGAGACACTTCAGGCTATTTTCAGTGGATTTTGGGAAACAACTATACTTGTGATCCGGGGACCAAAATCAACCAGCAGGAAGTTATCTGGCAATATTTGGGAAATCTCTGATGATTCCGTTTACATATTGATTTGATTTTAAAGAGCTTCATTCGTGAGGCTTTTTATTATTTAATTTCTCCCCAAACTGTATTTTTCATAAAGTTTGATGAGCTCTGCAAGGTTTTGTACCTTCAGTTTTTCATAGATTCTTTTTTTGAAAGTGCTTATGGTGGACATTTTAAGATCCAGTTCATTCGAGATTTCAAGATTTCCGTTGCCCAGTGCCAATAATTCAAAAATTTCCAATTCTCTTTTGGATAAATTTTCCAATGGCTTTATTTCCTTTCTGTTATGGATAAGAAGATGAGCAAGCTCCTGAGAATAGTAAAATCCCTGCCTGAAAATCATAGTGACCGCTTCCACTACATTTTCGCTTAGCTGTTTGTTGAGATAACCGTCTGCGCCTTCATGAATGTAGCGTAAAGCAGTTTTTTCATCACAGGCGGAGAACATCATGATTTTTAATTCAGGATCTATACTTTTCAGCTCTTTTATCATATGGAGATAAATAGTTCCGGGCATATCGATGTCCAGCATTAATAGGTCGTAACGGGTTTCAGTAATTTTTTCTTTTACATTTTCATAGTTTTCAGTAAAGTCTATCTCCAGATCTTCATAGGCAGAATGCAGCAATAAAGAAGCTCCCATTCTTACCACATAATGATCGTCGGCAATAAGTATTTTTTTCTGCATTACCTCTGGTTTTGTATGATTATTTCTACTTGGGTTCCTGCGGGAATTTGATGGGTAAACATTATTTTACCCTCTGATTTTTTCAGAAGCTGGATCACAAGATGAAGCCCGAGTCCATGATTTTTAAATGAAGAAGGTTTTTTTTCAATATCATTCATCAGGTTATTGTAATAGTCCAGCAGCGTATCACTCATTCCTTGTCCGGAATCTGAAATGTTGAAGATTATACAATTATGTTCCTCTCTGGCATCCAGGATAATATTTCCTCCTGAAGTGTTTTTTACCGCATTATCCAGTAAATTATGAATAATAGCCGCCAAAATACTTTCATTAAAGTGCAGTTTAATATTTTTCGATGAATTATTAATGATTGTGGTGCCTTTTTGAAAGGCAATTTCCTCAAACAATTTCCGTTTTGTTTCCAAAATATCAAAAGCAGAGTAAATATTTTTCTGATATTTTACACTTTCATTATTGAATAATTCCGTATAGTTTTTAAGATTTAAAGTAAATTTATAAAGCTCTTCCGAAGATTTGTAAATGGTATCAAAGTACTGCTTCTGCAGTTTTGGATTATCAGTTTCGGATAATTTCTGAGACATCGCTGAAAGGTACTTGATCGGTGTCGTAATATCATGATTGATGGTCTCAATAAGATTTTTCTGATATTCAGTTTCATTTTTAAGCTGATGCTGGGTAGTTTTCAGCTCATCATTTTTCTGATGTACAATTTTCTTTAACTGATTGTTTTTAACGGTTAAAATTCTCGTCCTTAAAAGAATGATAAACAGGATCAAACCTAAAAATAAAACAGAAATGAGAACCCTGAACCAAATGGTCTGATAAAAAAGCGCCGGAACATGGATGGAAATTTTTTTGTAAGCAAATTTTCCTTCCGGTGAAATTAAAATCCGGATTTTTAAAGTATAATTTCCCGGAGAAAGATTGTTTAATGTAAATTCTTTACCTTTCAGTTTCTGCCATTTTTCAGGCTGGTCACCTTGCTGAAGACTGGTTTCGATGTAAAGATTATCATTGTTGGAATAATAAGGGATATCGATGTAAACAGAAGCCAGATTAAAACCGTTTTCAAGATTCAAAATGTCTTTAAAATAAACAAGATCACCTTTTGATCTCGCTCTTTCTATATAAATATTCTCAGCTTTTGGGTAATAGGAGGGAACTTTAAGGGGATCGAAAAATACATATCCGTCCATGGAAGGAACTACAAAATCGCCATTATCCATCTTTGTAAAAGAATTGACCGCACCATTGAATTCATTGATATTGAAACCGTCTTCTTTGGTGTACCGGTAGTAAATAACCTTTGTTTTATTGTTTTTTGCGTACTCAAGAAGTGTATTTTCCGGAATTTTAAATAAGCCGTTATTACTTGAGATCCACAGATATCCTCTGGAATCTTTTACCAGATTATTGGGATAAGACAGATAACCTCCTTCATCGAAAGGCATTTGGATAAATTTGTTGTTTTTAAAAAGATACAGACCTTTTCCTCTGGTTAGAATCCAGATATTTCCGTCTTTTGTTATAATTGTACTCTTTAAGGAAAGATTGGGTATATTTATTTTTTTTATTGTTTTTTCGGATAATGAGATGACATGCATTTTATTATCACAACCCACTAAAAATTCATCTCTGTTGACCGGAATAACAGTGCTTACTTCCGATTTGAAAGTAAAATCCCCAAGAAGATTCTGTAAACTGCCGTTTGAGTAAATTTTTAGATAAAATTGTGTTGCGTCTCTTGCTTTTAACAGATAAAAATCTTTTTCTTTGAAGATAGCAGTAGCTTTATTATTTTTGCCAATATCTACCGAGTCGTATTTCTCATAATTGTATTTTAAAAGTCTTCTGTAAATTTTTCCGTTTTTAGGATAGAGAATATTATTGCTTTCATCATAAACAAGGCACCATTCATCTACCGTATTAAAATGATAATCTTTGATCAAAGAATTTTTGTCGTAAACCCTTCCCTGAAAGTTGATGATTTTATCCTTTCCAAAAGGAAGTACGGAATATTGCACCCGGTTTTCCAACCTGTGATCTGCTTTCGGAGTAGAAAATGATGGTATTTTAATGATATTCAGTCCCTTATTTAATGTTCCTACATACATTGTATTATTTTCCTTGTCATACAACAAGCTGTAAATCATGGAAATATCAATATCATTGTTTTTCAGTTCGAGAATAGGAGTAGTTTTCAAATTTCCATTGTCAAGCTCAGAGAAATAAATTTTTCCTTTATTAATAATAAAGTTCTGCTGATTCATATCCTGCCAGAAAATCTTACTTGACGTATCACGATACAACGGATTATCATCATGAAATACAGAAATATTCTCTTCAGAAAACTTTAAAATTCTTTTATTTTTAACATCTCTCAAAAAAAGCAAGTCACCAAAACGGAAAAAATTTTTCTGGTCTTCCTGTTTAAATTTAATGGGAATTTTTTTTTCTTCTCCTGAATTTTTCCTGTAAATAATACTTTTGCTGTCAAAGAAATAAGTTCCTTTCTGAAATTTTATAAATCCGGATTCTACAGTGTTTGCGGAATTATTTTTAATAAAACTGATGTATTCCTGATTGTTGAAAACAATTCTTTCCGCTACATCCTTTAATAGGGGAGATTTCCTATCTGTCACCGTAATTTTTCTATCCCTTATAATAAGATATTGAAACTGTCCGGAATTGGGTAATAAAATATGATCTGATTGTACATTTCCCAAAAAATTTGCGAAACTGAAATTGGTGAGCTTAAGATTGTTATAATTGATAAAGGCTTGCCCGTCGTACCTTAAAATTCCGCCATCTGTACAGATCCAGATAAAACCATATTTGTCTTTTACAATATCTTTTATGCTGTTTTGAGGCATGCCGTTATCCGTATTGTACCATATGGAAGAATACTGCTGACCGAAAACCGTAAAAATGAGTAATAGAGAGAGTAGAAGTAGAAATTTCCTCATTTATTGGCGATATATTCAGATTGCAAAGGTACAATGAACATTTAACATAATTTTTAGTTGTTGTAGAATTCTTTCTACAGCCGGTAGTTTTTTCTCTATAGAAAAAATTTAACCGAAGTTTTTTTTGCGATTAAATTTACAACATTGAATGTGATTAAATTAAAATTTTTAATTAATAAAATAAAAAGAATTAAAAAAATAAAGTACAGCAACGCAAAGATCAACAACCATGAAAAACAAATTACTTTTACTTTTTCCACTCGCCGTTTTCGGAATGTCCTCTGCGCAGGTAGGTGTGGGAAATCCAAATCCATCCGTACATCTTGATGCAAGAGCAGCAACGGGAAATTCTGCCATAGCTTTCGGAAATACCAACCAAACAGCAGCTGCCGCCGGAGCCGGAGCTATGAAGTATGATAATACAACAAAGCAGATGTTTTACAGTGACGGTACATCCTGGGTATCTATGGCTGCAAACGAAACTACAACGTCTTTTATTCCCCGAGTGGTTGCTTCCGGAAGAGCAGCCGGAACACAAACTGCAGTAGCAAATAATGTGTATAATAAATGGGGTTTTTCACAGGTTTATACCAATGACGGCAGCTGGAATCCTTCCACAAGTACCTATACTGTGGCAGCAGGAAAAGATGGGTTTTATCAATTTTCACTGGCTGCCGGTATTACCAGTAATAAGGGAGCCAATGCTTCAAGCTGGCTAATAAACATTAATAATGGAGCACAGTTTTGGACCCTCACTTCTACTAGTAATGTTCAGGCAGCAGCTCCCTCATATCGGGGAGGCTCGGTAACCGTATTTTTAAATGCCGGTGCTGCCATTACCTTTGGTTCAAAACATTGCACAGGATGTAATTCGGGAGCTGAAGAATCTTACACTATTGAACAAGGTGCAACTTTTACCATTACAAGTTTAGGTTCAAATTAATAAAAATATAATGAAATTTCCCCTCGTTTTTCATTATCATTAAAAATACAAATGTCTATATAAAAGTTATTTAGGAGCCCGGCATTCCCGCGTGTTTAAATAATTCAATAATTTAGCCGGGCAAAACTGGAATTTTAGGAGTCAGATAACGATAACGTTATTTGACTTTTTTTTACATTCTATAATAGGAGGGTTGATTTGTTCGACGAAAAAGCAGCTACTGTAAAAGATAATTGCTGATAAACTTGATGAAGAAGATTATAGGAGGTTAAAAGACTTACTGTCAGTATAACAGTGGATTAAGAAATAAAAAAACCGACATCGAAGTGGATCTTCAAATGTCGGCCTTGTACCCGGAGCCGGGCTCGAACCGGCACGGTTTCCCACTGGTGTTTGAGACCAGCGCGTCTACCAATTCCGCCATCCGGGCATGTGTTAAATTGGTGTGCAAATATAGAAACTTTTTTTAGTATTCAAAAGCTTTTTGGAGGAAAATTTTAAAATTCTATTTCCAGTCCGTCGTAGGCCAGATGCATTCCTTCCGGAAGCTCCTTATCTTCAATATCATGCAGCCCCAGATGATGACTGATGTGGGTAAGAAATAATTTTTTGGGCTGAAGTTCTTTAAACAGGGCAATCACATCGGCCAGTACAAAATGGGCAGGATGCGGATCGAATTTCCTGATGCAGTTTAAGATCAGCACGTCCAGATTCTTCAGTTTTTCCTTTTCGGTGTCTGAAATAAAATTCGCATCGGTGATGTATGCAAGATTTTTAAACTTGTACCCGAAGACGGTGATTTTATAGTGAATCACCTCAATGGGTATAATTTCCGTATCCAGAACATGGAAAGGTTTGTTTTCAATTTCATGAAGTTCAAAAGCCGGAGCGCCCGGATATCTGACATCCGTGAAAGCATAGGGGAAACGTTTTTTGATTTCATGACCAACTCTTTCGTAACAGTAAATCGGCATATCTTTTCCGCTCTTAAAAATGAGGGGTCGCATATCATCCAATCCGATCACGTGGTCGTTGTGTTCGTGCGTCAGGAGGGCGATATCTACATTATTTTCGTGATTAAGAAGCATCTGCTGCCTGAAGTCCGGTCCGCAATCAATCAGTATTTTCCTGCTTTCCTCTGTCGTAATCATTACGGAGGACCGGAAACGTGTGTCTTTGGGATTTTCGGAGGTACATACCTCGCAGGTACAGCCTATAACGGGTACACCCTGGGAAGTCCCGGTTCCTAAAAATTTCAACTTCATTTTCTTTTGAGGTTGGTTTAATTTTGGTAAATTTACGAAAAATTTTACGTCCTAATGTATCAGAAACTAACTCCTAAACAAAAAGCATTAACAATTAATCTAGATCCTACTATTTATGGTACTTTCGCAGAAATTGGAGCAGGGCAGGAGACTGTTCGTCACTTTTTTAGAGCAGGGGGAGCTTCCGGTACAATTGCTAAGGCGATGTCTGCTTACGACAAAGATTTTAGTGATGCCATTTATGGAAAAGAGGTCAAAAACAGGTATGTTACCCAAAACAGGCTTCGGAAAATGCTCCGGTATGAGGTAGCATTGATCGAAGAAAGGATTTCAAGGGAAAATAATCCGAACAGAAAATTTTTCTCTTACGCGAATACGGTAACAACCATTAATTTCGACAAAACACTCAAAGGCCACGGCTGGGTGGGAATCCGCTTCCAGACCAAAGAAAATGAAGATTACAATGAGGTGGTGATCCACGTGAAATTCAAAGAAAATGACGCCACTTTACAGCAGGAAACTTTAGGAAATCTTGGAGTAAACCTGATCTTCGGAGCCTTCCACTACTACGACAATCCCAGAACTTTAATCGAATCTTTATACGACGATATTGCAAAAGACGGTCTTGAAATTGACATGATCGATTTCAGCGGGCCAGCTTTTGACTATGTCGACAACAGGTTAATGTCACTGCAGCTGGTAAAGCATGGAATGACCGATGCGGTAATTTTCAACTCCCAGGGCAGCAATATGCTTCCTGCAGACGTTTTGTACAAGAAAAATATTTTTGCGGTAAGAGGAAGTTTCAGGCCTGTAACGAAGGTGAATATCGACATGCTTAAAAACGGCCTCGAGATGTTCCAGAAAGACGCTACCTGTACACATGAGGAAACAGAAGTTCTGATCGAGATCACCATTTCCAATCTTAGGGCAGACGGAGATATCGATGAAAGGGATTTTATGGACCGGGTAGATATTCTTGGAAAACTGGGTTATACCGTTATTATTTCCAACTTCTCTGAATACTACAGGCTGATTGATTATTTTGCATCCTATACAACCGGAGATATCGGGGTAGCGATGGGCGTGAATAATCTTCTGATGGTTTTTGATGAAAAGTACTACAAAGATCTTTCGGGAGGAATTCTGGAAGCATTCGGGAAGTTTTTCAGAAACGGAATGAGGGTATACCTTTATCCATACAAAGATCCTGAAACCCACGAATTACTGGATTCTGAAAATCTTAAAGTAGAAGAAAATTTAAAAGAGCTTTATAAATATTTCAAGCATAACAACCGTATTGTGGATATTACCAACCATAATCCGGAGTTTTTGGAAATTTATTCCAGAGAAATCCTGAGAAAAATTGCATGTTGCATCAAAGGCTGGGAAAACCAGGTTCCTGAAGGCGTGGCAGAAATGATAAAAGAACGTGGAATGTTTGGGTATAAAGACGAGCTTTCCCTCAAACAATTCTCTTAAAAATTAAAATACAATGTCAGAATTAAAGAAAAGACTTTCTTCCATTCTTGAAAGTCCGAAACATAATACAGAAGAGAAACTTGAAAAGGTGTGCCACCTGCTTGATCAGGAAATTTCCTATTTCAACTGGACCGGATTTTACTTTAAAAACGGTGATAAGGATGAATTGAAATTGGGTCCTTATGTGGGAGCGCCTACTGATCATACCATTATTCCTTACGGGAAAGGGATCTGCGGACAGGTTGCGGTCTCCAACGAAACCTTTGTGGTGCCTGATGTTCATGAGGAAAGCAATTATTTAAGCTGTTCCATTGATACGAAAGCGGAAATTGTGGTTCCTATCTTCAAAGACGGCAAAAATATCGGCCAGATTGATATTGATTCCCACACCATTGATCCGTTTACAGATGCAGACCGTGAACTTCTGGAGTGGCTTTGTAAAGAAGTTTCCAAAATTTTATAATTGAACTTTCAATTTGAAATATAAATGTGAGCTCTGATGTAAAATCGGGGCTTTTTTGTATTTAAACTGGTGGCTGTTTTTTCAAGAAATATTTATTAAGAGAGCAGGAGAGAGCCTTTTCCAATGATTTTTGGACATCATGAAAATTTTGATTTTCAAAAAAGCTTAAGTGAACTTCTAATACAGTATAAATTTAAACTAAAAAACTAAAGTGTTTAAAAACTTTTGTGGTTAATTTTTATCCCACAGATGACACAGATTTTCACAGATGATCGCGCAAATTCTTCCAATATAAAAATCTTTGATTTTTCTGAGACTTATGTGAACTTCTTATGTACTTCATTTTTTAAACTTCAAAAAACTAAAGTGTTTTTAAATCTTTTGCTCCTTTTGTGGTTAAAAAATCACCGCTGCATCTCATGAATTTCAGCCAGTAATCCCTTAAAATATGCTTCACACTTTGCGATATGGGTTCCATACCATGAAAACGCCTCTCCATCTACAATCATAATCTTTTTATCAGGATAGAATGCCCGCATTTCCTCAATATGTTTTTCTTTAAAAGGAAAAGGTTCGGAAGAAAGCATAATCACCTCTGCATCCGCCAGATCTTCCATTTGAACTTCGGGATAACGGGTTTGATGTTTGAAAATATTTTCGAAACCGATCTCTGATAATATGTGGTGAATAAAAGTATCGGAGCCAATGGTCATGTATGGGTTTTTCCAGATGAGGTAAGCTGCTTTTACAGGAGCATCAAGTTTCGTCTGCTCCAGGACTTCATAGATTTTAAGATTGAACAGCTGTGCTTTTTCCTCTTTATTAAAAATATTTCCCAGAGTTTTAAGAAGGTAATAATTATCTTCAACGGTTTCCACATGGGTGACGGTTACTTTGAAGTCATCCATTAAAGCTTCCACCTGTTCTTTGATATTTTCTTCCTTATTGGCCAGGATCAGATCCGGCTGTAAAGCTTTTATCTTGTCAATATTAATATTCTTCGTACCGCCGATAATGGGAACGTTTTTGATCCGGTTAACGGGATGGATGCAGAATTTGGTGCGTCCAATAACTTCATTTTCGGTAAGGCCGAGATCAAATAATGCCTCTGTGATAGAGGGTACGAGAGAAACAACTTTCATAGTCAGGCTTTGTCTGCCTAAATTACAAAAGTTTTCCTGTCAGGAAAAATCCGGCAACGGAAAAATAGATAATAAGTCCGGTAACATCCACCAGCGTGGCTACAAACGGGGCAGAAGAGGTAGCAGGGTCGAGGTTTAGTTTTTTCAGGATAAAAGGGACCATGGAACCGGAAAGCGTTCCCCAAAGTACGATCAGGACCAGAGAAACCCCTACGCTCAGCCCTACATAAGGCCAGTACATGCCGTAATTGAAGAATCCTGCCTCATGCCAGACCATAATTCTTAAAAAGCCGATGATGCCGAGAATTCCCCCGAGGGCAAGACCGGTAAAAATCTCTTTTTTCATGACATACCACCAGTCTTTCAATCCAATTTCCTGGAGCGCCATGGCCCGGATAATCAGGGTAGCAGCCTGGGAGCCTGAATTTCCTCCACTGGAAATAATAAGCGGAACAAACAGGGCAAGAACTACAGCCTTCTGAATTTCATCCTCAAAATAGCCCATCGCTGAAGCGGTCAGCATTTCTGAGAAGAAAAGAATAATCAGCCACATTCCTCTCTTTTTGATCATTTCCATTAAAGAAGTCTGTGTATACGGATCATCCAGGGCTTCAAGACCCCCGAATTTCTGAATATCTTCCGTATTCTGCTGCTCGATCTGGTCAAGGATGTCATCAATCGTTACAATGCCTACCAAAACACCGGCTTCCGTAATGATAGGAAGAGCCGTCCGGTCATATTTCTCAAAATAGGTGACCGCATCTTCCTTGGTGGTTGTGGTAGTAATGGCAACGAAATGGTTATCCGTAATATCCGAGATCAAAGTATCCTCTTCAGCCAAAAGAAGGCTTCCTAAAGCAATATCATCAATCAGGCGGTTTCTTTCATCCACCACATACAGGTGGTTCATGGTTTCCACCCTTTTACCCACCTTTTTAATCTGCTGAAGACATCTTTTTACCGTCCATTCCTTACGGATCTGGATATAATAAGGAGTCATCAGACGGGCAATGGAATCTGAGTCGTAGCCCAGAAGCTTCAGGGCAATCCTTCTTTCCTGGGGATTAAGATGATTGATGGAATATTTGATCAGCTCATCCGGAAAGTCCTCAAAAAGAGCGGTTCTGTCATCCGGTGTCATCCCGTTCAGGATCTCCGAAACTTCTTCGCTTCCAATGCTTCTGATGGTATCTTCCTGGAAGTCAGGATCAAGATGGGAGAAAACTTCCGCTTTGTATTCTTTCGGAACCTTTAAAAATGCCAGAAGCCTCTCGTCAGCATGAAGGTTGCTAAGAGTTTCGGCAATATCGGCAGGATTAAAGATAAGTTCGTCTCTGGAATTCAAAACGTGAAATTTTTAGGATATGCAAAAATAATTCAAAAATTTAAGACTGTAAAGGAAAGCGGGAAAATTAAGGATTAATTAAAGTTTAAAACCAGGCTGAAGAACTTTTTTGCAAACAAAAAAACACCTGCAGAAGCAGATGTTTAAAAAAATTAAATTTTATAAATACCTTATTCAAGGATAGGTCCGCATAACGGATAAGGAGAAGGTAAGCACATTCCCCCGTCACAGCATTCCCCGAATCCGCACTGGGAGTGGGTCTGGCATTTCTGGCGCATTCCGTTCCCTTTGATTTCCTGCTGCTTTTTTCTGGTAAGCTTTTTTAGATTTTTCATGGATATATTCTGTTATAAAATGAAAAACTGATTTATTCTTCAATACAGTCATATTCCATACACACTCCCCAGCAGCAAAAACCAATAAAACATGGCCTTGTTGCGCTGCATCTTTCAATGGCTCCACCATTGATTTTCCTTTGTTGTTCTCTGTTGAGTTTTTTTAAATTTTTCATGTTAAATAATTTTTGATTTGATAAAGGATAAGGTTAAAATTCAATACAGGCGTGCGGACTGCATATTCCGTCACAACACCAGCCTACAGTACACGGTCTTGTTACACTGCATCTTGCCATAGCTCCACCATTGATCTGTCTTTGCTGTTCTCTGCTGAGTTTCTTTAAATTTTGCATATTAAGTAAATTTTGATTCAGATAAAAAGATAAGAATCTTATATCTCAATGCAGGCATGTGGGCTACATACTCCGTTACAACACCAACCAACCGTACAAGGTCTGGTTTCTCCACATCTGGCGATGGCTCCGCCGTTGATTTGTTTTTGCTGTTCTCTGTTCAGCTTTTTTAAATTTTTCATATTGTAAAAGTTTAATTTGTTAGACTAAAATAATAAAAAATATTTAATTATTCACTGTTTGATGAAAATATTTATCTAATAATCAGTGTGTTTTGACGCTTTTTTGAAATGTGATCAAATATTTTTATCAGGTTTTCTATGAATTCTGTATGGTTTCGGATCACAGTAATGTGAATTGTGAATTGTCAATAGTGAATTTTGCTGTCAGTCGGAAATTGAGCATTGACTTGTGGAGCAAAATTGACCATTCAAATGAATAGGAGGATTTGTGAATTGTGAATGGTCAATAGTGAATTTACTATCGGTCAAAAATTGACCATTGACTTGTG containing:
- a CDS encoding bacteriocin-like protein translates to MKNLKKLNREQQKQINGGAIARCGETRPCTVGWCCNGVCSPHACIEI